The following coding sequences lie in one Arachis hypogaea cultivar Tifrunner chromosome 9, arahy.Tifrunner.gnm2.J5K5, whole genome shotgun sequence genomic window:
- the LOC112710645 gene encoding uncharacterized protein isoform X1, translating to MRAFPSSHSSSFLFPQPPSSSSSSSTTPPPPHSLSFFLSFPFHFNNLSTPKPRSLNNHPHFFSCSASKFSLDVDHEDEDGDNDVASSSGDLFLTDDYDDEDDDDGEDDDDGEVSEEYLAEDGVYIEVVKLGKNSRRIESRISVNASLDAVWSILTDYERLADFIPGLAVSQLLEKGENYARLLQIGQQNLAFGIKFNAKVVVDCYEKELETLVSGIKRDIEFKIIEGDFQVFEGKWSILQQFNNGSCEDSQVQVNTTLSYIVDIRPKLWLPVHLIEGRLCNEIKRNLVAVRDESHKAIDSTIHAC from the exons ATGCGCGCATTTCCATCGTCAcactcttcttctttccttttcccTCAACcaccttcctcttcttcttcctcttcaacaacaccaccaccaccacactcGCTCTCATTCTTTCTGTCTTTTCCCTTCCATTTCAACAATCTCTCCACTCCCAAACCACGCTCCCTCAACAACCACCCTCACTTCTTCTCATGCTCCGCTTCCAAATTCTCTTTGGATGTCGATCATGAAGACGAAGATGGAGATAATGATGTTGCTTCTTCTTCTGGTGATTTATTTCTGACAGACGattatgatgatgaagatgatgatgatggtgaagatgatgatgatggggaAGTATCAGAAGAGTATTTGGCAGAGGATGGTGTGTACATAGAGGTGGTGAAGCTTGGCAAGAACTCACGAAGAATCGAATCCAGAATCTCCGTCAATGCTTCGCTTGATGCCGTTTGGAGCATCTTGACGGATTATGAGAGGTTGGCTGATTTCATTCCTGGCCTTGCCGTTAGCCAATTGCTCGAAAAGGGTGAAAATTATGCTCGTCTCTTGCAG ATTGGACAGCAGAACTTGGCATTTGGAATTAAGTTTAATGCTAAAGTAGTTGTAGATTGTTATGAGAAAGAGCTGGAGACTCTTGTGTCTGGTATTAAGCGTGACATTGAATTCAAGATTATAGAAGGAGATTTTCAAGTCTTTGAAGGAAAATGGTCTATTTTGCAG CAGTTCAACAATGGAAGTTGTGAAGATTCTCAAGTCCAAGTTAACACGACACTCTCATATATCGTTGATATTAGGCCGAAGCTATGGTTGCCCGTGCATCTCATAGAGGGTAGACTTTGCAATGAGATAAAGAGGAATCTTGTAGCAGTTAGGGACGAATCTCATAAAGCTATTGACAGTACTATACATGCATGTTAA
- the LOC112710645 gene encoding uncharacterized protein isoform X2 produces MRAFPSSHSSSFLFPQPPSSSSSSSTTPPPPHSLSFFLSFPFHFNNLSTPKPRSLNNHPHFFSCSASKFSLDVDHEDEDGDNDVASSSGDLFLTDDYDDEDDDDGEDDDDGEVSEEYLAEDGVYIEVVKLGKNSRRIESRISVNASLDAVWSILTDYERLADFIPGLAVSQLLEKGENYARLLQIGQQNLAFGIKFNAKVVVDCYEKELETLVSGIKRDIEFKIIEGDFQVFEGKWSILQFNNGSCEDSQVQVNTTLSYIVDIRPKLWLPVHLIEGRLCNEIKRNLVAVRDESHKAIDSTIHAC; encoded by the exons ATGCGCGCATTTCCATCGTCAcactcttcttctttccttttcccTCAACcaccttcctcttcttcttcctcttcaacaacaccaccaccaccacactcGCTCTCATTCTTTCTGTCTTTTCCCTTCCATTTCAACAATCTCTCCACTCCCAAACCACGCTCCCTCAACAACCACCCTCACTTCTTCTCATGCTCCGCTTCCAAATTCTCTTTGGATGTCGATCATGAAGACGAAGATGGAGATAATGATGTTGCTTCTTCTTCTGGTGATTTATTTCTGACAGACGattatgatgatgaagatgatgatgatggtgaagatgatgatgatggggaAGTATCAGAAGAGTATTTGGCAGAGGATGGTGTGTACATAGAGGTGGTGAAGCTTGGCAAGAACTCACGAAGAATCGAATCCAGAATCTCCGTCAATGCTTCGCTTGATGCCGTTTGGAGCATCTTGACGGATTATGAGAGGTTGGCTGATTTCATTCCTGGCCTTGCCGTTAGCCAATTGCTCGAAAAGGGTGAAAATTATGCTCGTCTCTTGCAG ATTGGACAGCAGAACTTGGCATTTGGAATTAAGTTTAATGCTAAAGTAGTTGTAGATTGTTATGAGAAAGAGCTGGAGACTCTTGTGTCTGGTATTAAGCGTGACATTGAATTCAAGATTATAGAAGGAGATTTTCAAGTCTTTGAAGGAAAATGGTCTATTTTGCAG TTCAACAATGGAAGTTGTGAAGATTCTCAAGTCCAAGTTAACACGACACTCTCATATATCGTTGATATTAGGCCGAAGCTATGGTTGCCCGTGCATCTCATAGAGGGTAGACTTTGCAATGAGATAAAGAGGAATCTTGTAGCAGTTAGGGACGAATCTCATAAAGCTATTGACAGTACTATACATGCATGTTAA
- the LOC112710644 gene encoding GDP-Man:Man(3)GlcNAc(2)-PP-Dol alpha-1,2-mannosyltransferase, whose protein sequence is MGIWFIVPAVVAAFCAVILGLLLRAVGGRKSRKRAVGFFHPYTNDGGGGERVLWCAVRAIQEEIPDLDCLVYTGDHDATPQSLAARAVDRFGVTPLSPVKVVHLYKRKWIEETTYPHFTMIGQSLGSMYLAWEALCKFTPLYYFDTSGYAFTYPLARLFGCKVICYTHYPTISTDMLSRVSQRRLMYNNDASIAKSVWLSRCKLIYYTFFSWLYGIVGSYTHLAMVNSSWTKSHIEKLWGVSPCIKRVYPPCDTSGLQVLPLKRPAEIPVIISVAQFRPEKAHGLQLEAFSVAVKRLDSSLPKPRLQFVGSCRNKSDEERLQMLKDKAIELNVNEQVEFHKNVTYRDLVGLLGAAVAGIHSMTDEHFGISVVEYMAAGAIPIAHNSAGPKMDIVLDEDGEQTGFLACTVEEYADAILRVIGMPETERLTMAAAARRRATRFSEQRFYDDFKDAVRPILSHRSR, encoded by the exons ATGGGAATATGGTTCATCGTCCCTGCGGTGGTGGCTGCATTCTGTGCGGTCATTTTGGGACTTCTTCTCCGCGCGGTGGGCGGCAGGAAGAGCAGGAAGAGGGCGGTTGGGTTCTTCCATCCTTACACCAACGACGGCGGCGGCGGCGAGAGGGTTCTGTGGTGCGCAGTCAGAGCCATTCAAGAAGAGATCCCTGACCTTGACTGCCTTGTCTACACCGGGGATCACGATGCCACGCCACAGAGCTTGGCGGCTCGTGCCGTCGACCGCTTCGGCGTCACGCCTCTCTCTCCTGTAAAG GTGGTTCATTTGTACAAGAGAAAGTGGATTGAAGAAACCACTTATCCACACTTTACCATGATTGGTCAAAGTCTGGGTTCTATGTATCTTGCATGGGAAGCATTGTGCAAGTTCACTCCTTTATATTATTTTGACACAAGTGGATATGCATTTACATATCCACTTGCAAGGTTGTTTGGATGTAAAGTTATTTGCTATACACACTACCCAACTATCAGTACAGATATGCTTTCTCGTGTTAGTCAGCGCCGCCTGATGTATAATAATGATGCCTCAATTgcaaaaag tgtttggcTTTCGCGGTGCAAATTGATCTATTATACCTTCTTCAGCTGGTTGTATGGGATTGTAGGATCTTATACACACCTAGCTATGGTCAATTCTTCTTGGACCAAATCACATATTGAAAAGCTTTGGGGAGTTTCACCTTGTATTAAGCGGGTCTACCCTCCGTGTGATACTTCAGGGCTCCAG GTTCTTCCATTGAAAAGACCAGCTGAAATTCCCGTGATAATATCGGTTGCACAATTTCGACCAGAGAAG GCTCACGGTCTCCAACTTGAGGCTTTTTCAGTTGCTGTTAAGAGATTAGATTCTAGCTTGCCTAAACCTAGGCTACAGTTCGTGGGTAGCTGTAGAAATAAATCAGATGAGGAAAGACTTCAAATGTTGAAAGACAAGGCAATTGAGCTAAATGTGAATGAGCAAGTGGAATTTCACAAGAATGTAACATATAG AGATTTGGTGGGACTTCTAGGCGCCGCTGTTGCAGGCATCCATTCCATGACAGACGAGCATTTTGGTATTAGTGTTGTGGAATATATGGCTGCTGGTGCCATCCCAATTG CTCATAATTCTGCTGGACCAAAAATGGACATTGTGTTAGATGAAGATGGAGAACAAACAGGATTTCTTGCCTGCACCGTTGAGGAATATGCTGATGCCATTTTGAGAGTTATAGGGATGCCAGAGACAGAGAGACTTACAATGGCTGCGGCTGCGAGGAGACGAGCGACGAGGTTTTCTGAGCAGAGGTTTTATGATGACTTCAAAGATGCTGTACGCCCTATACTTTCTCATAGATCTAGATGA